The sequence GGTGCCTCCTGCAATGGGGGAACTCTGCCCCAGGCACTGTGGTGGACTGCGAGTGAACACCAGGCTCAAGGGCCTTGATTCTCGGTCACAGGCTCGCTCCCTCCCATATTCTCAGctccttttaaaaatctgtcccTTCTCCTGCAATGGTCCATCTGTGTCCCCACCAGATGGTATCTGCATGACCCACTCTCTGCACTGAATTTCTAGGCCATTTCCTTCCCTGTCTTTATTTCCATCCTTCATCCCTCtaggataaaaacaaaagaaaaattaaaaatagaaggtattacattttcaaaaattctcAACATTATTTAGGctcaactgaaaaatgaaaatttgattCAAACTTCTCGGTGCTCTCCTGACACTGTATGCgaaaccagttttcccagagagGTTAGccaggaaaaaattaaatgttatttgtAACATCTGAGGTGACCAAGACATGGAAAAGCATGGAccagaggcctggcttgctgggTGAGGCTGGACCTGCTGTGAGTTCCTGCGAATCATGACCCTGACCGCTCTCCCCTGCTGGGCTGACCCAACATACTCACCTGCTGTCGCTTTGGCTTCCTCTTGAAACATCAGAAAGAACCACTTAGCCAGGAGTGTCCCCCAAATGCTCTTGAACCAAAACTGCAGGGACCAGGAGACGCTGGCCCGGAGAGGCTTTTCAGGGCTCTTGACTCCCTGTGGGAACTATCTTTTTTGCTGCTGTAGGCAAATCTGACCACCCTGGGAAGGCCATGGTTGAGTAAGGGAATCCCAGCATCGGGACTGCATACCTCCCTGTCGACTGTGTGCCCCTAGGCAtgtgtgagcctcagtttcctcatctgtatgatGGGGTGAcagtacctacctcacaggggtgttgtgaggattaaatgtgatgAGGATAATAGGAGCTGAGTGATGTGCATGTCTGAACTGCCTTGTCCCCTTGGCCCCTTATCAAAACCCAAAAGTTCTCTGCTTTCTCCCGGCCGGCCTGCATCCACAGAAGGAGCGCGCTCTGGTGGGGACCTAATACTGCCTGACTTGGGGTGGGGTCTCCCTGTGtctgctcccttcccctcctttctCACTGAGAATTTCATTTCAGGCTCCCCATACTGGGCAAGAAAACAGGCTGCTGCTGATGGATGCTCCCACCGTAACAGCAGTCCCAGGGCTGCCTGCGTCCTGCTCAGCCCTTCCCCCTTTTGCCCCAGCACCCTCAGTTCCCCTCCTTTGCGTCTGTTCTCTGCTGTGGCACCTTCCTATTAGCAACAGTGAAATGGACACCCCTCTATCTTTAAACAAACCCCCTCCCAGGTCTGTCCTCCATCCTGCTCTCCCCTGAGATTTCTTGGCCCCTGTGGGGTTGGCACTCATCCTTTTTTCTTGTTAGATGCAATTACAATGGACCCTGCAGCCAGCATttgtccccaccacccccacgcCCACGTGTCCCCCGAGGACACTCCCTCCTGGGACAGGCTCCTGTgataccaggctctgctgtccctccACTGCTCTGCGCTCCAGCTCCCCCTCAGCTGGTCCCATCCAGGCACGCCTGCCCCGCCGGGGACCAGCCTGCTCAGCCCCACTGGTCCTCGTGCCCATCTCTGGCTCCTGGGCCTCCTCCCCCTCTGCCGAGGTGCCCACTCCCGGATGTCATCACCTCGTCAGCGTGTCCACAAGTGCACACTCCTGCCTTGTCCCTGCTCCCGACAAACACGTCATCCTCACCTCCAGCCACAGGAGTAAATACCTATGGGTCCCTCCGCGTGCCCGGCCCTGTGCTAGGTTCCCCGGGGTCAGCAAGGTCCCAGGGCCCTGCTTTAGAGCGCCCTAGATGCAAAGACGAAGCCGACCGTTAAGGGACCACAGGAGCCTCCATCTACCCCGTTATCCAAACCAGAACTGCGCGTCCTCCAAAGCCCCCCAGCTCGCTCCGCTACCCCCGGGCGGGGATCGGAGCCGGTCTCTGCTCCGACCTCCGGCCAAGGGGCGGGGCTAGAGGCGGGGTCGTCATCGGGGAAGGCGGGCCCCTGACGCTGGGCCCGGGATTGGGCAGCTCGGCCGGAAGGGGCGGTCTTCTAGCCCGGAAGGGGCGGGGTCTCCCGGCGGCGGCAGATCGCGAAGACTTAGACCGTTTGTATGCTGCCTGCGGAGTGCTCGCGCCGGTGGGTCCTGCGCCGCTGGAGTCGCGGGAGCGGGGGCCGCCGCGGCCCGAGGCCGGCCGGGCGCTGAATCTCCGGTGCTTCCTTCCCAGGCTGGTGGCCGAGCTGCGGGACGCCCTGGACTCCTGCGCCGAGCGACAACGGCAGCTGGAGCAGAGCCTGCGAGTCTCCCGGCGGCTGCTGCGGGTCTGGTACGCGACCCCGGGACCACCCGTCTAGGCAGCCCTCGGGCCGTCGGAACCCTGCTTGGAGCCCCGGGCCGGGAGGCTGGGCTCAGCGCTCACTTCCGAGTTGCGGGCTGCCAGTACCCCTCGCTTTTCCTGAGGGCCTGAGAACGGGGCGCCTGCTCCTAGGCCAGGCGATTATGGGGATCTATTGGGCTCTGGCCTTGCCACGGCTGCCCTGTGTCCTTGCAGGGAACCAGCCGAGACCCCAGCTCCGGAGCCAACCCCAGGGCCAGAAATTAATGAAGAGGCCCCATCTTCAGGTAAACCTCAGCCCCCCACCTTCTGCAGGTGCTGTCCCCTGCCTGTCTTCTGGCTGGCAGTGATCAGGGGCCTCTACCTGACTCTCGGCTTTCACAGCATGCCCACCCAGCCCCCAGGACCTCAAGGAGCTGGAGCTTCTGACccaggcactggagaaggcagtaCGAGTGCGAAAAGGCCTCTCTAAGGCTGGAGAAGGAGTCAAGGCCCGCAGCCTGAAGTCTGGGTCTGCTTCCACTGCCACCAAAGCCTCTGCCCCACCCAGCACCTCACGCTGCACTGGCAGCCGTACACCTGAGATAAAACCCCCCAGGGGTGTCCACCACCCCTGGGTGCCCGCAAAGGACCTCCCTGGGCGCAGGCTTCTGTTGGTGGGAGATGGCGTCCATATGGGGCAGGGGGCCGGAGCCAACAAGCCTGAAGCAGACCTCAGGGACCAGCAGATTGTCCCCCAGGCTGCTTCTCAGGTTCCAGAAGCTTTTACGCTCAAGGATAAGGGGTGAGTTCCCCAGCAGACATTCCCTAGAGGAGCTACTGTCTGCCTGATCAGATCCTGGGCAGCTGTAGAAGGCTAGATTTGGGATGACAGGGAGGGCCCAGCACTGAGTGGGTGTGGGCCTGGGGAGCCACAGGatgtcaccccatgaatcccCAGCCCGGAAGTTGGTAGGTGGAACTGTTGGCGGTGACGGTGCCATGTTTGATGTGCTGGGGcctgtccctctctcctccctggctGTTCCTGTGCCCTGTGCACTTATCTACCCAGCCCCGGGGGCTCCAGATGCGCTGGAGATGGCCTGGGCTCTGCCCTCCTCTCTGCCAGGCGGACCCCAGCTGGGCTGGCTCCCGTGGTCACTCTGGAAGCCCTGTCTGAGGGCTGGGAGAGCCTCACCCCTCATTGGGCTCTGAGTGGGGAGCGGGGCCTGCAGCCTCCGGAGTGGGACAGAGCTGCCCTGAGCGCCAGCTTCCCAACAGGGCCTTACTGCGGCTGCCAGAGGCCTTCAGGAAGGCGGCTTCCCGGAATGCTAGGTGAGGCTGGTGGGGGTGCGGGACcccgggaggggagggggagccaGGGGAGTGGCGGTGGGGGGCGTGGGGGTGCGGGGTGGGAGAGCAGGGAGGCGGAGGCTTGGCCCGCGGGCCCCTCTGCTTCCTTTCCTGGGCGGTGACACTCTCACATCCAGAGAGTCCGCTGCCCTAGGACTGCTGTCAGGGACCCAGCTCAGCCTCTCCACTGTGAGACCTTGAGCAGGGCGCCAGGtgcccccaggccccaggctgTGGAAGTGCCATGGGGGTTAAGCCAGGTGGTGCCAGGTGGTGCTTTCAGGTGTACCCGCTGTGCTGGGTACAGAACCAGCGCCCAGAGCTCTGGGTCCCAGTCAGTGCTGGCTTCTCTCCCCTTTTCCTTGGAATTCTCTCCTGGTGTTTCCCCGAGTGGGTCAGCTCTGTCCCCTTTCCATGAGCAGTGTCCCCTCGGTTCCCTGGGCCCCTCCCCTTGGCTTCGCCTACTTCCCAGGGCCCCAGCCTACTGGCTGGCATCATCACACGTTGCTCTCTGGTTTGCGGGCTGCCCGTGTGTGCGTCCAGCCTGTGGGCCCAGCTCAGCTCGATGCAGACCGGGGATTCTGTGGATGCTGCTGCCGCCACTGCCAAAACCCAGTTCCTCCAGAAAATGCAGACAGCCGTATCCTTGCGGGGGTGGGATCCTCGCAGAGGTTCTGGCTCTGAACCTGGTTTAGAGTGTGAGGAGGAGCCACTCCAGGAAGAGCCAGAGCCACACTGGGACCCAGCCCTGGGGGAGAGCGGAGGGGCCCGGCCATGGGGGAGTTTCCCTGACCCACTTGCAGGCAGGCCTGCCCAGCTCCATGCTCAGCGCAGCAGAGGTGAGGCGCCTACAGAAGGCCTGCTCCATGCTGAGGCTTCGAATGAGAGAGGAGCTCACGGCAGGTTAGTGGTCCCGAGTCGGGTCTCCCGCAGGACAGGGAGGGCTTCAGGACCCTCATGGACCTGGCCTGTGACCACCTCCGGCTCTCGTGTAGACCCCAAGGACTGGACGCAGGAGTACCGCAGCCTGCTCACCCTGGAGGGGCTGCAGGCCCTAGCAGGGCAGTGTCTGCACAGGCTAcaagagctgcaggagctgcGCTCTGGTGAGGCCCGCccgcagccccccccccccctcccaacCCGAGCAgaactgtgtgcgtgtgtgcctgctaagttgggACCttatggactgactgtagcctgccaggctcctctgtccatgggattctccaggcaggaatactggagtggggtggcatttccttctccaggggttttcccaacccagggatcttaaTGAAGcctccggtgtctcctgcattgcaggagagttctttacctctgaaccaccggGAAAACCTGGTCAGTGTCAAAGTCCTCTAGCAACAGGGCGGTGTGGGGACTTGAACAGCACCCCCAGGGGagtggaggcaggcaggcaggccctTCCCATGTCCTCTTCGGGATCCTGAGCGCCCAGTAGTTATGCTGTGGAGCTGCCGGTGCAGCACCCCTGCTCCAGCCCCCCTGCCCACACACAGACCCCACCAGTCTAAGTAGCTTGCGCATTTATCCACTTAGTGGGAAAGTTTCTTGTGAGAATCAGAGATCCTGGCACACGCTTGGTGTTGCAAGAGAGTTGTTCGTGGACAACAGGGCTTTACCCAGGAGGCAAGGGGGGACTTTGCACCCCTAGTGGGAGCCTGGAAAAAAGCCATGGCTGCTGCCCATGGGGTGGTGTCCCCTGTTCTTGCAGCGGTGGTGGAACAGCCACAGGGGCCATGGCCTGAGGGGCCCCCCAGGGCCGCCTCGCCCTGTGGAGGAGGCGCAGACCCAGTGTGGAGCCCCCAGCTGCTTCTCTACTCCAGCACCCAGGAGCTGCAGACCCTGGCAGCCCTCAGGCTGCGGGTGGCCATGCTGGACCAGCAGGTCCATCTGGAAAAGGTACTTCCAGACTCCGGGGCATGGGTCACTGCATGTTCAGGAGCCCTGGGCCATGGGGAGGACTTGGTTCAGCTCCCAAGATCCaccagggaaggaggtggggagggcacGTGTGAGCATGCTGGAACCTTGGGAGGCGGAGTGGGGACGAGTGTGGTGCCTCGACTCCTGCCCTAGATTGGGTCCCCCCAAATGTGCCAGGCCCCCCTGAGCCCTTGGCCCTCACCAACCCCAGGTCCTAATGGCTGAGCTGCTTCCCCTGCTGAGCGAGCAGGAGCCCCTGGGGCGCCCCTGGCTGGCGCTATGCCGGGCTGCGCATTGCCTGCTCTGCGAGGGGGGCCAGCGCTTCCTCACCGTCCTGCAAGATGAGCCTGCTGACCGACTGAGCCTTCCCTGAGGCccagcccaccccagcccccgAGCCCCGCAACAAGGCAGGCTGGCTCTGCCCCCAGCCCGACTGTTGGCAAGACACCCCCACCCAGTAATTAAACGAATTGGCATCAAGGGCATTTTCACTGGTGCAGTGAGTGGGGGGCCCAGAGGGGCCTGTGCCCCCTTGGGAAGCCAGGTTTCCACCTGGCGGGGACTGCCCCCGGCTCTTCCTGGGGAACTTAGGGCCTTCCTCACATTTGCTGGTCAGGGTTTGGCTTTACTTGGCCTTCCATAGGCTTGGGAGAACAGAGGCTGTGGGGACTTTGCTTAGCTACCTCTGTTTCCTCTTGCTGTATACTTATAAGCCACTTGGGTGACATTAAAACTGCTTTAgaaagtatgtatttttaaatcataCCAAGGTGGGACTTTGTGTTTTTTACTTACCAAGCACATATCAAGTATATTTACCAAGAATGGGCATACCCATTTTGTACTGAAGGGAGGGGGCCGCGCCCCTTGAGGTGGGCTGCCCCGGGGCCTCACTGCTTGCTCTAGCCCTTGCACACCTGAAACCTCTCCCCACAAGTGCCTGGATGCGTCCTGGGCTCACCCAAAGAGCAGAGAGTCAGTGTCCGCGCGGGCGGCCACTGTCTGCCCACAGCCATCTCTCCTGGCACCCATGTCCACCTCCACCCCCTCTGCTGTCGCTCTGGCTGCTGTGGGTGCCCCAGACTGAGTCCCCTTCAGGGAACAGGCCCGTCACCCTCCCCTGCTGAAGGAACCACCATTCCTTCCACTTCCACTTTCCACCTTCCACTTTGCTGGAAGGCAGGAAAGTGTAGAGGTCCAGGTCACCGCCTCTGGGTTTCCGTCGGGACTTGTTTGCTGCTGTGGGCCTTCCAGCATGATCCTTGAAGACTCTGTCGTCCCCAGCGCCTTTCTGGGCAGTGGTTATCACCTCTGGGGTGAAGATGAGTAGGATGGTGTTACAGGCTTCACAGCCCTGGGCCCTGAGGAGGGCTGCCAGGCGGTGGTGTCCCTGTCGTGAGCCTTTAGTGAGCACCTGTGTGAACCAAGCACAAGCCTCAGGGCTGGGCAGTGGCCCTCTGTGTGGACAGCGATGGGCGAGAATAGTAACACCGCCTCTGCCTCAGGAGGCCGGCAACTCCTGGAGAAGGCCAGGTCTCCTGCGAGCCTGCTGAAGTACTGCAGGTGTGGGGCGTGAACTGGGTGATGCTGAAGCAGCCTCCGGGTGGCCCCACCCTGCAGGAAACTATTTGTAAAGGGCCCCACTGTTCAACAGGCCAGAAACCTTGGACATGGAGTCCCAGGCCTTTGGAGCTGCTGGGGATCAGGTGACAGACCAAAGTAGGAAGGGAAAACTCGGAGGCCCTCACTGCATTGAGGGACCTCCGGGGAGTGAAGCTTGAGGAGAGGGAGCAAGAGCGAGAGCGGCC is a genomic window of Bubalus kerabau isolate K-KA32 ecotype Philippines breed swamp buffalo chromosome 23, PCC_UOA_SB_1v2, whole genome shotgun sequence containing:
- the TEDC2 gene encoding tubulin epsilon and delta complex protein 2 isoform X1, yielding MLPAECSRRLVAELRDALDSCAERQRQLEQSLRVSRRLLRVWEPAETPAPEPTPGPEINEEAPSSACPPSPQDLKELELLTQALEKAVRVRKGLSKAGEGVKARSLKSGSASTATKASAPPSTSRCTGSRTPEIKPPRGVHHPWVPAKDLPGRRLLLVGDGVHMGQGAGANKPEADLRDQQIVPQAASQVPEAFTLKDKGALLRLPEAFRKAASRNASLWAQLSSMQTGDSVDAAAATAKTQFLQKMQTAAGLPSSMLSAAEVRRLQKACSMLRLRMREELTADPKDWTQEYRSLLTLEGLQALAGQCLHRLQELQELRSAVVEQPQGPWPEGPPRAASPCGGGADPVWSPQLLLYSSTQELQTLAALRLRVAMLDQQVHLEKVLMAELLPLLSEQEPLGRPWLALCRAAHCLLCEGGQRFLTVLQDEPADRLSLP
- the TEDC2 gene encoding tubulin epsilon and delta complex protein 2 isoform X2 — translated: MLPAECSRRLVAELRDALDSCAERQRQLEQSLRVSRRLLRVWEPAETPAPEPTPGPEINEEAPSSACPPSPQDLKELELLTQALEKAVRVRKGLSKAGEGVKARSLKSGSASTATKASAPPSTSRCTGSRTPEIKPPRGVHHPWVPAKDLPGRRLLLVGDGVHMGQGAGANKPEADLRDQQIVPQAASQVPEAFTLKDKGALLRLPEAFRKAASRNASLWAQLSSMQTGDSVDAAAATAKTQFLQKMQTAAGLPSSMLSAAEVRRLQKACSMLRLRMREELTAAVVEQPQGPWPEGPPRAASPCGGGADPVWSPQLLLYSSTQELQTLAALRLRVAMLDQQVHLEKVLMAELLPLLSEQEPLGRPWLALCRAAHCLLCEGGQRFLTVLQDEPADRLSLP